The Nitrospiria bacterium sequence CGGCGGATCACAACAATGGATGCGAAAAACCCGGCATTGATCTTAAACCCCGTCGCCGGTCCGCTATGGCGGCGGAGGAAGTCGCGGCGTTTGATCGGCCGTCTCAAAACGCTCTATCCCGGTCTCACCGTCCATCCGACGGAGCGGGCGGGCGACGGCGAACGCCTGGCGCGTGAGTTGTCCTCCGCTTCCCACGATCTGATCCTGGCCGCCGGAGGCGACGGAACCTATCACGAAGTGATCAACGGGATGCGGAACTCTTCCGTCCCGCTCGGCATCCTCCCGATGGGAACCGGCAACAGCCTTATTCGCGAATTGGGACTGCCGACCAACCCCCTGAAGGCCGCGACGGCGATCCGGGCCGGCGCGGCCCGGCCGATCTATCTGGGGCGGTACGATCAACGCCTTTTTATTCTGATGGTCGGCGCCGGATTTGACGCGGCCATCGTCCGCAGCGTCCCGCCCGGAAGAAAACGGTTGGGCATGTGGGCCTACATGGCGGCCGGCCTCCTCCAATTGTTCCGTTACCCCTATTCCACCATTGTATTCCGTGTGGACGGGCGCGCGGTCAGAGGCACGTCGGGCATCGTCGCCAAGGCCCGCTGCTACGGCGGTTCTTTTGCGATCGTCCCCAACGTTCGGCTGGAGCGTCCGGAACTGATCCTCTGTCTCTTCAAAGGGCGGGGCCCCGTGACTTACATGAAGTACACCCTTGGAGTGATCACCGGGCTGCACGTGCGGATGAAGGACGTGGAATTCCACCGCGGGACGGCGATCGAGATCGAAAGCCCGGTGCCGCTCCAGGCCGACGGGGAAGCGGCCGGTTTCGCCCCCGCCCGACTCGCCGTCGTTCCCGAACCCCTCAACCTCGTCTTTCCGCCGACCGATGGAACGGAATTCTCTGGATCGGCGTGACCCCGTTCGCCCGAGAATCCCCGACTACGCCAAAAATTTCGGGTTCTCCGCCAGTTTTAAATAGAGAGCCTCCGTCCGGTCCACCATCGTCTGAACCGAGAACTCGGCCTCCATGAATCGGCGTCCCTCCATCCCCATCTTCGATCGACGCGCCGGGTCTTTCAACAGATTTAGGATCGCCTCGGCCAGGGCTTGGGGATCTCCCGGCGGAACCAGGAGGCCGGTCCGCTCCGGAATTACCAGCTCCCGATTTCCCGTCACATCCGAGCCGATCACCGGCACCCGCATCGCCAGCGCCTCGCGGAGGGAGCCCGGAAGCCCCTCGGAGACGGTGGTGCTGTTGACGCAGACGGACATGATCGCATAAAAGGCCTCCACGTCTTCACGGAATCCGGTGAAGGTAACCTTCGGAGCGATTTCCAGACGGCGGGTTCGTTGGGCCAGCCCGTCATACTCCTCCGGGCTTTTCCGGCCGATGCAAAAAAAATGAACGTTCGGCATCTGTTTTAATACGAGCGCCGCCGCTTCAACCAGAACACCGTATCCTTTATAAGGGCGCAGGTCGGCCACCTGCCCGACCACGGGCGTGTCCGGAGAAAGCCCGAATTCTTTCCGGACACGATCCGCCGAAACATCGGGATGGAACCGATCGAGATCCACGGCGCTGTAGATCGTCACCACCTTCTTTGGCGAAATGCCCGAGGCGATCAGACTCTCCGCCACCCCTTTCGATACCGCGATCATCCCGGCCACGGCCTTGTCCCATTTCCATTTGAGAA is a genomic window containing:
- a CDS encoding diacylglycerol kinase family protein is translated as MDAKNPALILNPVAGPLWRRRKSRRLIGRLKTLYPGLTVHPTERAGDGERLARELSSASHDLILAAGGDGTYHEVINGMRNSSVPLGILPMGTGNSLIRELGLPTNPLKAATAIRAGAARPIYLGRYDQRLFILMVGAGFDAAIVRSVPPGRKRLGMWAYMAAGLLQLFRYPYSTIVFRVDGRAVRGTSGIVAKARCYGGSFAIVPNVRLERPELILCLFKGRGPVTYMKYTLGVITGLHVRMKDVEFHRGTAIEIESPVPLQADGEAAGFAPARLAVVPEPLNLVFPPTDGTEFSGSA
- a CDS encoding glycosyltransferase, encoding MKTLRILQINSGVGWSGSHHQVYLLSRGLADRGHAVTVVCEPGSHLMEKARAAGLNVVPLRMRGQWDLGAVWRLRRWIKERGIDIINTHKPLAHTLAVLAAGWSGPPVVATRRVSFPLRRHPFLKWKWDKAVAGMIAVSKGVAESLIASGISPKKVVTIYSAVDLDRFHPDVSADRVRKEFGLSPDTPVVGQVADLRPYKGYGVLVEAAALVLKQMPNVHFFCIGRKSPEEYDGLAQRTRRLEIAPKVTFTGFREDVEAFYAIMSVCVNSTTVSEGLPGSLREALAMRVPVIGSDVTGNRELVIPERTGLLVPPGDPQALAEAILNLLKDPARRSKMGMEGRRFMEAEFSVQTMVDRTEALYLKLAENPKFLA